DNA from Bacillus sp. Marseille-P3661:
GACTTTAATACCCTTCGACAACATAAAGGTTTATCAGGCTTTCCTAAAATTTCTGAATCTGAACATGATGTATGGGAAACTGGACATAGTTCTACCTCACTTTCAGGTGCAATGGGAATGGCTATTGCAAGAGATTTGAAAGGTTCCAATGAAATAATTATCCCTATTATTGGTGATGGTGCTTTAACTGGTGGAATGGCTTTGGAAGCGTTAAATCATATTGGAAGCGAAAAGAAAGACATGATCGTTATCTTAAATGATAATGAAATGTCGATTGCTCCTAATGTTGGTGCACTTCATAATGTTTTAGGACGTTTGAGAACAGCCGGCAAATATCAATGGGTTAAAGATGAATTGGAATATATACTGAAAAAAATACCTGCTATTGGTGGGAAGGTTGCTGCAACAGCTGAGCGATTAAAAGATAGTCTAAAGTATCTTCTTGTTTCTGGTGTGTTCTTTGAAGAAATGGGTTTTACATATTTAGGCCCTGTTGATGGGCATAACTTCAATGACCTTCTAGAAAATTTTCAATATGCTAAAAAGACAAAAGGTCCTGTTTTAATTCATGTAATTACCAAAAAGGGAAAAGGATATCAGCCAGCAGAAACAGATACAACTGGTAAATGGCATGGAGTAGGACCTTATAAAATTGAATCAGGAGAAGGGCTAACCCCGGTTAATACTGCACCTGCCTGGAGTAAGGTTATAAGTGACACAGTCCTTAAAATAGCTAGGGAGGATCATCGCGTAGTTGCTATTACTCCTGCTATGCCAGTAGGGTCAAAGTTGGTAGACTTTGCTAGGGAGTTTCCTGACCGTTTTTTTGATGTTGGAATAGCAGAACAACATGCAATTACAATGGCAGCCGGATTAGCAACCCAAAAATTCAAACCGTTCTTGGCTATTTATTCAACATTTTTACAGCGCGGTTACGACCAAGTCGTACATGATGTTTGTCGTCAAAATTTAAATGTATTTTTCGGTATTGATCGTGCAGGTTTAGTAGGCGCAGATGGAGAGACGCATCAGGGTGTGTTTGATATTGCTTTTTTAAGACATATTCCAAATTTAGTTATTATGATGCCTAAGGATGAAAATGAAGGGCAGCATATGGTTAATACGGCAATTAATTATGAAACGGGTCCGATTGCTCTTCGTTTTCCTAGAGGAAATGGATTAGGTGTTACGATGGATAAAAAGCTTAAAGAAATACCTATTGGTTCCTGGGAAGTATTAAAGGAAGGTGTCGACGCTGCGATTTTAACATTTGGTACAACAATAGAAATGGCGCTGGACGCAGCGAAACAATTACAATTAGAAGGAATAAGTGTAAAAGTGGTTAACGCTCGTTTTATTAAACCATTAGATGAAAAAATGATGCATGAGATTTTGGGCAATGCCATGCCAATCCTTACAATTGAAGAAGCAGTTATGCAAGGCGGATTTGGAAGTGCAGTTTTAGAGTTTGCTCATGATTACGATTATAAAAATATAAATATTGCAAGAATGGGAATACCTGATCAATTTATCGAACACGGAAGTGTTACAAAATTACTAGAAGAGATAGGTTTAACAACAGCGAATGCTGTGGAAAAAGTACGCTTGTTAACAAGAAAACAATTATCTAAAAAGCAGAAAAGGGCTTAAATTAATGAGTATAAAGAAAGAAAGAGTAGACGTTATTCTTGTAGACAGAGGATTGTTTGAAACAAGAGAAAAAGCAAAACGGGCGATCATGGCAGGAATTGTTTATTCTCCTGAAGGAAGAATTGATAAACCGGGTATAAAAATTGAAATAGCGACCCCTCTAGAAGTAAAAGGAAAAGTAATGCCCTATGTTTCTAGGGGCGGTTTAAAGCTTGAAAAGGCACTTGAGGTGTTTGCGATCAATATTAATGATCGAATTGTTTTAGATATAGGAGCATCAACGGGTGGATTTACTGATTGCGCATTACAAAATGGTGCTAAATTAGTATATGCTCTTGATGTTGGCTATAACCAGTTAGCATGGAAACTCCGGCAAGATCCGCGTGTAATTGTTATGGAACGGACAAACTTTCGCTATGTAACAAAAGATCAATTAACCCAAGGCCAACCAAACTTTTCAACAATTGATGTTTCATTTATTTCGTTAAAATTAATCCTACCTGTATTGAAAACATTATTGGATAATGATAGCGATGTGGTAACGCTTGTAAAGCCACAATTTGAAGCAGGTAAAGATGAGGTAGGTAAAAAAGGTATTATTAGAGATCCCAAAATTCATATTAAAGTTCTAAAAGAGATAACAGATTTTGCACTTTCGTTAGGGTATAGTGTAAAAAATGCAACCTATTCACCTATTACAGGCGGAGAAGGAAATATTGAATTTTTATTACACTTGAAGTGGCATGAGAATGCTGAAAGTAATATTGATGAAAGCATTGATCCAATAAAAATTGTCGAAGAAGCACACCGGGCTTTGTAGGTTACCTTAGGATAACATAGTGTTATCCTTTTTCTATTGCTGAGTGAGTGTTGAATAATTTTTTCTAGAGGTATAGGAGTTTTTTTGTGATCTCGGAATGTATAATAAATGATTATGAACTGTTCCATCTTATCTTTTGAAAGAAGGGTGTATAGCAAGATATAGCAGAAATAAATGTACAATTTGGACTAAATCGTTTAACATAGAATCATGTATAAAATTGCATTATGTTATATAAAAATGCATTTATTGGGGTGTTAAATGATGAATAAAGGACAAAGGCATATTAAAATTAGAGAACTTATCTCGAATAATGAAATAGAAACACAGGATGAGTTAGTGGACGAGCTGAAAAGTGCAGGGTATAACGTAACGCAAGCTACAGTCTCTAGGGATATTAAAGAATTACATCTTGTAAAAGTACCTTTACCAGATGGGAGATATAAATATAGTTTACCTGCGGACCAAAGGTTCAATCCATTGCAAAAACTAAAAAGATCATTAATGGATGCTTTTGTAAAAATTGATTCAGCTGGACATTTGCTTGTTATGAAAACCTTACCAGGTAATGCCAATGCAATAGGAGCTCTAATTGATAATCTAGATTGGGATGAAGTATTGGGCACTATCTGTGGTGATGATACAATTTTAATTATATGTAGAACAACGGAAGATACGGAAAAAATAGCTAATAGATTTATTGAAATGCTATAAAAAGGTGTGGTTATATATGCTAGCAGAGCTTTCGATAAAAAATTTTGCAATAATTGAATCTTTATCTATTTCCTTTCAGAAAGGATTAACGGTTTTATCTGGTGAAACGGGGGCTGGTAAATCAATCATTATAGACGCAATTAGTCTTGTTGTAGGAGGTCGGGGCTCCTCTGAGTTTGTACGGTATGGTTGCTCAAAGGCGGAAATTGAAGCTTTATTTTTACTAGATGATGACAAACATACAAGTATAAAAAAAGCAGAAGAGTTAGGTATAGATATCTCTGATGGAATGCTTGTTGTTCGCCGTGATATTTTAACGAGTGGTAAAAGTGTATGTAGAATTAATGGTAAATTGGTTACACTCGGCATACTTAGAGAAGTAGGTCGAACATTAATTGATATCCATGGTCAGCATGAACATCAGGATTTAATGAATGAGGATCGACATTTATCGTTAATCGATGATTATGATCCGAATGAGGTTTTTTCATCTTTAGAAGAATATCAACGGCTATATCAAACATATTCAAAGTTAAATAAACAATTAAAAAATCTTAACGATAATGAACAACAAATGGCCCATCGCCTTGACCTAATTCAGTTTCAATTGGATGAGATTAAAAAGTCGGAGCTTTCGCCAGGTGAAGAAGAAACACTTATTGAGGAAAGATTGCAGCTATCCAATTATGAAAAAATCCATACAGCAACAAGAGCTGGTTATGAAGCTCTTTCAGGTGAGCATCGAGGTATGGATTGGGTTGGACTTGCCATGAGTCATCTTGAAGATGTTTCCTCCCTCAATAATCAATTAAAAGCAATATTTGAAAGTATATCGAATAGCTATTTTTTACTTGAAGAATCAATGTATGCTTTGAGAGACCAGCTTGACCAGCTTGAGTTTGATCCGCAAAGACTTAACTATATAGAAGAACGCTTGAATGAGATTAAAATATTAAAGAAAAAATATGGTCAGTCAATTGAAGAAATCCTTGAATATGGCGCTCAAATAGAAGATGAAATCGATCAAATCCAGAATCGAGAAGATCACTTGGAAAGATTACGCCAACAACTTAAAGAAATTCAAAATGATTTAATTGTTGAAGCAGACCACTTATCTAAGAAACGCCAGGAAGTTGCTCAATTGTTAAAAAATGCAATTCATAAAGAGCTTAAAGATTTGCATATGGATAAAACAATTTTTGAGGTGAATTTCTCATTAGTGAATGGGAAAAAACAAGATCACCATCTAGTATATAAAGGGCAGCATATTGAATTTTTAAGTAATGGTATTGATAAAATTGAGTTTTTAATTTCAACTAATCCTGGTGAACCTCTAAAAGCTTTATCTAAAATAGCGTCCGGTGGTGAGTTATCTAGAATAATGCTTGCTTTAAAAAGTATCTTCTCAAAAAATCAAGGGATAACCTCTATAATATTCGATGAAGTGGATACTGGGGTAAGCGGACGTGTTGCACAAGCAATGGCAGAAAAAATTTATAAAATAGCAAAAGGGTCACAAGTATTATGTATCACCCATTTACCTCAGGTTGCAGCGATGGCGGATACACATCTTCATATAAAAAAAGAAAGCAGTGGAGACCGCACAAGGACTTTTACCAAAGAATTAAATGAAGAAGAAAAAATTAAGGAAATTGGTCGAATGATTTCTGGTGTTGAGATAACAGACCTTACTAAGAAACATGCACGTGAATTGCTACAATTGGCAGAACAAATAAAAACCTCCTCCGTTTGCTAATCAAATTTTTTAACTGTAAGAGCTATCCAAAGAAGGATAGCTTTTTTCATTTTGCACAGTTATAAATGAAGATGATGAGGGCAAAATGATAACTGTAGCCATAAAAAAATGGTGTGGGATGGAGCGAGGAGAGTGAAATGATTGAAAGTAGAATGGCTTAGAAAAATAGTTGGTTTATTTCTCCTTGTTCTTTTAATTGGAATTGGCTTTTCAAAACCAATTCAAGAATATGTTTCAATTCCAAAAGAGATAATTCTATTTGAAGGACAAGAGGCAGCTATAACATCTTTACCAGTCTTTTCACAATCAAATAATGATGCTATTTACTCGCTAGCAGATCATGGTGAGAATACGCTTTCTATAAAAGGAGAAGAAAGCGGTGAAGAACAGATGCTGTTACAAATGGCAGATTTTCCTGTGAAGAATGTAAATATAAAAGTCCTTCCAGACTTTAAAGTAATCCCAGGGGGCCAATCGTTGGGGGTAAAATTAAACACGTTAGGGGTTCTCGTTGTAGGACATCATTTGATTGACACCGAAAAAGGACAGGAATCACCTGGGGAAGTAGCTGGAATTGAAGTCGGTGACATTATTATGAAAATTAATGACCAACCGATAAAAAAAATGAGCGAAGTAGCTTCTTTTGTTGAGGAAGCTGGAGAGAATGGTAATTCTTTAAAGTTACTTGTTAAGCGCGACGAAAAAGAATTTGAAACAGAATTAACACCTATTAAAGCTAAAAATGAGTTTCATTATCGAATGGGCTTGTATATAAGAGATTCAGCTGCAGGCATTGGTACAATGACATTCTACCACCCTGAATCAAAAAAATATGGAGCTTTAGGTCATGTCATTTCTGATATGGATACTAAAAAGCCAATAGTAGTACATGATGGACAAATAGTACGATCAACTGTTACTTCAATTGAGAAGGGTGCAAATGGAAACCCTGGTGAAAAACTAGCACGTTTTTCAAATGACAAAGAAGTAATCGGCAATATTACTCGAAATAGCCCATTTGGTATTTTTGGTGAATTAACAAAGGGAATAAAAAATGGTGTGCTTGACGAAGCTTTACCGATTGCATTATCACATGAGGTAAAAGAAGGCCCAGCAAAGATCTTAACGGTTGTTGAAGGGGATGAAGTACAAGAATTTGATGTGGAAGTTGCAAGTACTGTACCTCAAAAATTCCCCGCAACTAAGGGAATGGTGATTAGAATAACCGATAAAGAATTGTTGGATAAAACTGGTGGGATTGTTCAAGGGATGAGCGGTAGCCCGATAATACAGGATGGGAAAATTATTGGGGCTGTAACGCACGTGTTCGTAAACGATCCAACCTCTGGTTATGGTGTTCATATTGAATGGATGTTAAATGAGGCAGGCATAAATATTTATGCAAAAGATCAAGAGGATAAAGAGAAAAAAGCGAGTTAATTGACTCGCTTTTTTCTCTTTATCTTTATTTAAAGTTCATTTAAAGCATATTAAGCTGATTTCTTATTTGTAGGTTTAGCTAAACTCAATAGTTTTTGGAATATTCAACAAAAGTAGAATTTTGTTATCTAATGACAGATGCAGTCGAAAATAAGAGCATTTTAAAGAAAACTCAAGATTTTCCAGTATTTTTATGAAATTTTTTAAAAATTTAAAGGATTTAAGATTGCATTGTCGAATGTATGAGTTAGAATATAAGTAGAGAATATTGGTACTGAGGAGGAAATTCGTGTGTTAAAAAAAATAAAGGTGTGCTTAGTGGATGACAATCGCGAACTAGTTTCGCTTTTAGAAGATTATTTGACAAATCAAGAGGATATTGAAGTTATTGGTACAGCCTATAATGGCCAAGAATGTCTAAATTTATTAGAAAGTCATGATCCTGACGTACTTGTATTAGATATTATTATGCCACATTTAGATGGCTTGGCGGTATTGGAAAAAATGCGTGACTTAAATAAAAAGTCATTTCCTAATGTCATTATGTTGACAGCCTTTGGACAAGAGGATGTAACAACAAAGGCAGTTGAGCTAGGTGCTTCGTATTTTATATTGAAACCATTTGATATGGAAAATTTAGCAAACCATATACGTCAAGTTTCAGGTAAATCAACTACATTTGTTAAACGTCCTGTCGTTACTAGAACACCTGTAGAACCAAAGACCAAAAGTCTAGATGCCAATATTACTAGCATTATCCATGAGATTGGAGTACCAGCCCACATTAAGGGTTACCTATACTTAAGGGAAGCTATATCAATGGTATATAACGATATTGAATTACTTGGATCAATTACAAAGGTTCTATATCCAGACATTGCAAAGAAATATAACACAACTGCTAGCCGCGTTGAACGTGCAATTCGACATGCGATTGAAGTAGCTTGGAGTCGCGGGAATATCGATTCGATTTCATCATTATTTGGTTACACAGTAAGCATGTCGAAAGCCAAGCCTACGAACTCTGAGTTTATTGCGATGGTAGCTGACAAGCTTAGATTAGAGCATATGGCATCTTAATATTAAAATTGTAATATGGGGAACCCGATAGATCAGTCAGATTTATCGGGTTTTGCGTTTGTGTTTCAAGGGTAAAGTTATTTATTATAGGTGGTATTATGCTTTCATTTAGCAATAATAATTTTGAGTGCTAGTGATTAGTAAGGGGATATAAAAAATGTTAGCCCAAATTAACAAAGTGGAAAATAAGTATATAGCAACTTTTATAAGACATTGGGATTACTCAGTGGGCGAGGTTTGGTCTTGGCTAACTGAAAATGATAAGTTAGAAAAATGGTTTTCTGAATTAGAAATTGACGATTTGTCTGAAGGTGGTATTATTAAATTTGATATGCAAGATGGTACATTTGAAGAAATGAAAATTACCAATTTGAAAGTGTTTTCTGTGCTTGAATTTACTTGGGGAGAAGATCTTGTACGTTTTGAATTAGAAGAAAAAAACAATGGGTGTAGATTATTATTAATTGAAGAAATTAATAAAGTATCAATGCATACTCCGAAAGATCTTGCTGGCTGGCATGTTTGTTTAGATGTAATTCATGCACTTTTAAATAGCGAAAGTATCTGTCGTCAGCCAGAATGGGAGAAATGGTATGAGCAATATGCAAAATTATTCTAAGTTATGTAGTGTGGTTAAATTTGTAAACGT
Protein-coding regions in this window:
- the dxs gene encoding 1-deoxy-D-xylulose-5-phosphate synthase, which translates into the protein MNLETFKDPKAIKNLSEQQLEQLAESIRQFLIEKLSKTGGHLGPNLGVVELTIALHKVFDSPKDKFLWDVGHQSYVHKILTGRASDFNTLRQHKGLSGFPKISESEHDVWETGHSSTSLSGAMGMAIARDLKGSNEIIIPIIGDGALTGGMALEALNHIGSEKKDMIVILNDNEMSIAPNVGALHNVLGRLRTAGKYQWVKDELEYILKKIPAIGGKVAATAERLKDSLKYLLVSGVFFEEMGFTYLGPVDGHNFNDLLENFQYAKKTKGPVLIHVITKKGKGYQPAETDTTGKWHGVGPYKIESGEGLTPVNTAPAWSKVISDTVLKIAREDHRVVAITPAMPVGSKLVDFAREFPDRFFDVGIAEQHAITMAAGLATQKFKPFLAIYSTFLQRGYDQVVHDVCRQNLNVFFGIDRAGLVGADGETHQGVFDIAFLRHIPNLVIMMPKDENEGQHMVNTAINYETGPIALRFPRGNGLGVTMDKKLKEIPIGSWEVLKEGVDAAILTFGTTIEMALDAAKQLQLEGISVKVVNARFIKPLDEKMMHEILGNAMPILTIEEAVMQGGFGSAVLEFAHDYDYKNINIARMGIPDQFIEHGSVTKLLEEIGLTTANAVEKVRLLTRKQLSKKQKRA
- the spoIVB gene encoding SpoIVB peptidase, which encodes MKVEWLRKIVGLFLLVLLIGIGFSKPIQEYVSIPKEIILFEGQEAAITSLPVFSQSNNDAIYSLADHGENTLSIKGEESGEEQMLLQMADFPVKNVNIKVLPDFKVIPGGQSLGVKLNTLGVLVVGHHLIDTEKGQESPGEVAGIEVGDIIMKINDQPIKKMSEVASFVEEAGENGNSLKLLVKRDEKEFETELTPIKAKNEFHYRMGLYIRDSAAGIGTMTFYHPESKKYGALGHVISDMDTKKPIVVHDGQIVRSTVTSIEKGANGNPGEKLARFSNDKEVIGNITRNSPFGIFGELTKGIKNGVLDEALPIALSHEVKEGPAKILTVVEGDEVQEFDVEVASTVPQKFPATKGMVIRITDKELLDKTGGIVQGMSGSPIIQDGKIIGAVTHVFVNDPTSGYGVHIEWMLNEAGINIYAKDQEDKEKKAS
- a CDS encoding TlyA family RNA methyltransferase; its protein translation is MSIKKERVDVILVDRGLFETREKAKRAIMAGIVYSPEGRIDKPGIKIEIATPLEVKGKVMPYVSRGGLKLEKALEVFAININDRIVLDIGASTGGFTDCALQNGAKLVYALDVGYNQLAWKLRQDPRVIVMERTNFRYVTKDQLTQGQPNFSTIDVSFISLKLILPVLKTLLDNDSDVVTLVKPQFEAGKDEVGKKGIIRDPKIHIKVLKEITDFALSLGYSVKNATYSPITGGEGNIEFLLHLKWHENAESNIDESIDPIKIVEEAHRAL
- the spo0A gene encoding sporulation transcription factor Spo0A, with amino-acid sequence MRVLKKIKVCLVDDNRELVSLLEDYLTNQEDIEVIGTAYNGQECLNLLESHDPDVLVLDIIMPHLDGLAVLEKMRDLNKKSFPNVIMLTAFGQEDVTTKAVELGASYFILKPFDMENLANHIRQVSGKSTTFVKRPVVTRTPVEPKTKSLDANITSIIHEIGVPAHIKGYLYLREAISMVYNDIELLGSITKVLYPDIAKKYNTTASRVERAIRHAIEVAWSRGNIDSISSLFGYTVSMSKAKPTNSEFIAMVADKLRLEHMAS
- the ahrC gene encoding transcriptional regulator AhrC/ArgR; the encoded protein is MNKGQRHIKIRELISNNEIETQDELVDELKSAGYNVTQATVSRDIKELHLVKVPLPDGRYKYSLPADQRFNPLQKLKRSLMDAFVKIDSAGHLLVMKTLPGNANAIGALIDNLDWDEVLGTICGDDTILIICRTTEDTEKIANRFIEML
- the recN gene encoding DNA repair protein RecN, whose translation is MLAELSIKNFAIIESLSISFQKGLTVLSGETGAGKSIIIDAISLVVGGRGSSEFVRYGCSKAEIEALFLLDDDKHTSIKKAEELGIDISDGMLVVRRDILTSGKSVCRINGKLVTLGILREVGRTLIDIHGQHEHQDLMNEDRHLSLIDDYDPNEVFSSLEEYQRLYQTYSKLNKQLKNLNDNEQQMAHRLDLIQFQLDEIKKSELSPGEEETLIEERLQLSNYEKIHTATRAGYEALSGEHRGMDWVGLAMSHLEDVSSLNNQLKAIFESISNSYFLLEESMYALRDQLDQLEFDPQRLNYIEERLNEIKILKKKYGQSIEEILEYGAQIEDEIDQIQNREDHLERLRQQLKEIQNDLIVEADHLSKKRQEVAQLLKNAIHKELKDLHMDKTIFEVNFSLVNGKKQDHHLVYKGQHIEFLSNGIDKIEFLISTNPGEPLKALSKIASGGELSRIMLALKSIFSKNQGITSIIFDEVDTGVSGRVAQAMAEKIYKIAKGSQVLCITHLPQVAAMADTHLHIKKESSGDRTRTFTKELNEEEKIKEIGRMISGVEITDLTKKHARELLQLAEQIKTSSVC
- a CDS encoding SRPBCC family protein, producing the protein MLAQINKVENKYIATFIRHWDYSVGEVWSWLTENDKLEKWFSELEIDDLSEGGIIKFDMQDGTFEEMKITNLKVFSVLEFTWGEDLVRFELEEKNNGCRLLLIEEINKVSMHTPKDLAGWHVCLDVIHALLNSESICRQPEWEKWYEQYAKLF